Part of the Isachenkonia alkalipeptolytica genome is shown below.
TCCTCCAGATTGATACCGCCGAAGGTGGGGCTCATTAATTTAATCGTTTCCACAATTTTTTCCGGATCCTTTGTGTCTAAACATATGGGAAAGCCGTCGACGTTGCCGAAGTTCTTAAAGAGCACACATTTCCCTTCCATCACCGGCATCGCCGCCTCGGGACCGATGTCCCCCAGCCCCAAAACCGCCGACCCATCGGTTACCACTGCCACCAGATTCCATTTTCGAGTTAAATTATAGGCTTCTTCCTTATTCTTTGCGATTTCCAGACAGGGTTCCGCAACCCCGGGGGTATAGGCCAAGGAGAGATCTTTTCTCGTCTCCAGAGGTACCGTGCTGGTCACCTCAATTTTCCCTTTCCACTCTCGATGTAGGGCCATTGCTTTTTCTTTCCTATCCATGATAAGTCCTCCTTGTAAAATGATCCGCTGCTCCGGTCTTATTGTTTGAATACTTAGATGCTGCTCTAATAATATTATACTGTTTTATCCTTTGAGCTTAACTTTATTTTTAAAACTTGCCTTACTTTTTAAATTTATCTTTGCCCTCTTTGTGAAGTACATTCCCCTCCGTGTCGATACCGACGATAACTTTAAGGCCCTCCACCCTGAGGCGCTTTACGGATTCCGTTCCCAAATCTTCATAGGCAACTTCTTCAATGGATTTGATATTTTGCGCATATAATGTGGCGGCACCTCCGATTCCCAACAGATAAACCACGTTATGCTTTTTGCATAGGTCTCGGACATAATCCTGTCGCTCCCCTTTTCCGATCATGGCAATCATCCCCTGTTTGATCAAAGGTTCCACATAGGGGTCCATGCGA
Proteins encoded:
- a CDS encoding FumA C-terminus/TtdB family hydratase beta subunit produces the protein MKINLPLRKEEAMKLRIGEVLELSGEIYTARDAAHKRLVETLKKGEALPMDLKDATIFYAGPCPPKPGEVIGPIGPTTSTRMDPYVEPLIKQGMIAMIGKGERQDYVRDLCKKHNVVYLLGIGGAATLYAQNIKSIEEVAYEDLGTESVKRLRVEGLKVIVGIDTEGNVLHKEGKDKFKK